TTTACGACAGCCACGAATATTTCACCGAAGTTCCCGAATTGATTGACCGGCCATTTAAACAGAGAATGTGGCGACGACTGGAGAAACTCATTCTGCCGCGTTTAAAAAATGCTTTCACCGTTTCGCAATCAATTGCCGACGAATACCAAAAATTATACGGTACCCCTTTCAAAGTCATTCGGAATTTACCTGTCCGGAACCAATCACTGGAGTACCAACAAGACCTGACCGTTGTGCCCCACGAAGAAAAGATTGTCATTTATCAGGGGGCGCTCAATTTGGGACGTGGTCTTGAGTTTGCCATTCAATCCATGCGCTTTTTGCAGGGCGTACAACTATGGTTGGTTGGTTCAGGAGACCTGGAAGAATACTTAAAAATCCTCGCCCGCCAATTAAATTTGCAGTTCAAAGTCAAATTTTTTGGACAGATCCCATTTCAGGAACTATCGCAACTCACAGCCCAGGCCGACTTGGGGCTCTCAATTGAAGAAGACCTCGGACTAAACTATCGCTATGCATTGCCCAATAAACTCTTCGATTACATCCAGCACCGCATCCCGGTACTGGTCAGCTCCTTGCCCGAAATGACCCGAATTGTCGAAAAATATGGCATCGGACAAATATTACAGACTCATCAACCCGAGGGAATGGCCAAGCAAATCGAGGAACTTTTACATAATGAGGATCTTAGAAAGGAATATCTAAATAAACTTTTGATCGCATCCAAGGATCTTTGCTGGGAGAATGAGCAACCGGTGCTGAAAAGCATTTTCAATAACCTGCGGTAACATATTCTTAAAAAAATCAAACATTTTATTGATATTTTTTAATTTTCCAGACC
This genomic stretch from Mangrovibacterium diazotrophicum harbors:
- a CDS encoding glycosyltransferase, with the protein product MSVRSKKIDIVVINDLVTDNRVHKVAQSLLEMGYTPKLTGRRKRKSMPLAERDYATHRMRLFFERGPLFYVEFNFRLFFRLLFSRSKIILSNDLDTLAASYFAAKLSRKKLVYDSHEYFTEVPELIDRPFKQRMWRRLEKLILPRLKNAFTVSQSIADEYQKLYGTPFKVIRNLPVRNQSLEYQQDLTVVPHEEKIVIYQGALNLGRGLEFAIQSMRFLQGVQLWLVGSGDLEEYLKILARQLNLQFKVKFFGQIPFQELSQLTAQADLGLSIEEDLGLNYRYALPNKLFDYIQHRIPVLVSSLPEMTRIVEKYGIGQILQTHQPEGMAKQIEELLHNEDLRKEYLNKLLIASKDLCWENEQPVLKSIFNNLR